The following proteins are co-located in the Haloterrigena turkmenica DSM 5511 genome:
- a CDS encoding GcvT family protein gives MSTESLPSRAKTVIIGAGAVGCSIAYHLTELGADDVVVVDQGPLPVTGGSSTHAPGIMFQTSPSKIQTKTAHYTSRLLKDAGVYTEVGGIEVARSEERMDFLRRRVEWATSYGLPEPQLLEPKEVSERLPLVDEEEILGGYYSPTDGQVAGTDALQWYIETSSARFFGDTEVTDIETGGGEIQAVVTDNGRIECDRCVLATNNWAYQTGQMAGLDLPITPVEHQYVVTDPLEELRGNEDAIGDATAGLEVPGDSQITEFMAQPPDRPVGRDQDNSLYFRTHGDGYGLGSYNHEPLVVDPDEMGKNDEDSQASVHSFTEKHWTKATHPDREKSPQQAFDELLPATEGKDFRVTENGIFVYTPDGMPVLGETAAVDGLWTGLAIWWTHSGGYGKILAEWMENGVPRLPSGPVDTSGIHVNRFEPHAGCKDYFTDRGGKRYEQVYSIVEPRWQPDDHRGLRVSPFYGQQQELGAEFYQSGGWETPQWYESNADLVSKYEEQIPERDGWQGVNRSPIEGAEHLHTRENVSMFDMTTFSSIMVEGEDAGDFLQRICSNDMDVDTGRVRYSTMLNEGGTILADITVARLDEDEYMVTTGGGNSPGIHGSWLQEHAPDTVSVTVEESAKCTVGLWGPKSRLLLQRVTDADVSNDEFPYFSCKRLYVGDVPVIALRVSYVGELGWELWAPSEYGQKLWNTLWEAGQDLDVRAMGGGALESMRLEKGFRLWGTDIDTDVNPLEAGLPFAVDLDTEFIGKEALVEAKEEGIDTEVACLTLDDSTDVMLGGRPVLADGEAVGYVQAGDYGYSVGESIAYTYLPSEYADAGTSVQIECEGETYDATVRDEPLYDPGRNKIIR, from the coding sequence ATGAGCACAGAGAGCTTGCCTTCGAGAGCCAAGACAGTGATCATCGGCGCCGGGGCCGTCGGGTGTAGTATCGCCTACCACCTGACGGAACTCGGCGCAGACGACGTGGTCGTCGTCGATCAGGGACCGCTCCCGGTGACCGGCGGTTCGTCAACGCACGCACCGGGAATCATGTTCCAGACGTCGCCGTCGAAGATCCAGACCAAGACCGCCCACTACACGAGCCGACTGCTGAAGGACGCGGGCGTCTACACCGAGGTCGGCGGCATCGAAGTCGCCCGCTCCGAGGAACGGATGGACTTCCTCCGGCGGCGCGTCGAGTGGGCCACCTCGTACGGACTGCCGGAACCGCAGCTCCTCGAGCCCAAGGAGGTCAGCGAGCGTCTCCCACTGGTCGACGAGGAGGAGATCCTCGGCGGCTACTACTCGCCGACCGACGGGCAGGTGGCCGGGACCGACGCGCTGCAGTGGTACATCGAGACGTCGTCGGCTCGGTTCTTCGGCGACACCGAGGTAACGGACATCGAGACCGGCGGCGGCGAGATCCAGGCGGTCGTCACCGACAACGGCCGTATCGAGTGCGATCGGTGCGTCCTCGCGACGAACAACTGGGCCTACCAGACCGGTCAGATGGCGGGCCTTGACCTGCCGATCACGCCCGTCGAGCACCAGTACGTCGTCACGGATCCGCTCGAGGAGCTCCGAGGTAACGAGGATGCGATCGGCGACGCCACCGCCGGACTCGAGGTCCCCGGCGATAGTCAGATCACGGAGTTCATGGCCCAGCCGCCGGATCGGCCGGTCGGTCGCGACCAGGACAACTCGCTGTACTTCCGGACGCACGGCGACGGGTACGGACTCGGGTCCTACAACCACGAACCCTTGGTCGTCGACCCGGACGAGATGGGGAAAAACGACGAGGACAGCCAGGCGTCGGTCCACAGCTTCACCGAGAAACACTGGACGAAGGCGACGCACCCGGACCGCGAGAAGTCGCCCCAGCAGGCGTTCGACGAACTGCTGCCCGCGACCGAGGGCAAAGACTTCCGCGTCACCGAGAACGGCATCTTCGTCTACACGCCGGACGGGATGCCGGTGCTCGGCGAGACGGCGGCGGTCGACGGCCTCTGGACCGGGCTGGCGATCTGGTGGACCCACTCCGGCGGCTACGGGAAGATCCTCGCCGAGTGGATGGAGAACGGCGTCCCGCGGCTCCCGTCCGGACCCGTCGACACGAGCGGCATCCACGTCAACCGGTTCGAACCTCACGCCGGGTGCAAGGACTACTTCACGGACCGCGGCGGCAAACGGTACGAGCAGGTGTACAGCATCGTCGAACCGCGGTGGCAGCCCGACGACCACCGCGGGCTGCGCGTGAGTCCGTTCTACGGGCAACAGCAGGAACTCGGCGCCGAGTTCTACCAGAGCGGCGGCTGGGAGACGCCCCAGTGGTACGAGTCCAACGCGGACCTCGTCTCGAAGTACGAGGAGCAGATCCCCGAACGGGACGGCTGGCAGGGAGTCAACCGCTCCCCGATCGAGGGCGCCGAGCACCTCCACACCCGCGAGAACGTTTCCATGTTCGATATGACGACGTTCAGTTCGATCATGGTCGAGGGCGAGGACGCCGGCGACTTCCTCCAGCGGATCTGTAGCAACGACATGGACGTCGATACCGGTCGGGTCCGCTACTCGACGATGCTGAACGAGGGCGGAACCATCCTCGCCGACATCACCGTCGCCCGACTCGACGAGGACGAGTACATGGTGACGACCGGCGGCGGCAACTCGCCGGGCATCCACGGCTCTTGGCTCCAGGAGCACGCGCCCGATACCGTCTCCGTCACGGTCGAGGAATCCGCGAAGTGCACCGTCGGACTGTGGGGGCCGAAGTCTCGGCTGCTGCTCCAGCGAGTCACCGATGCCGACGTCTCTAACGACGAGTTCCCGTACTTCAGTTGCAAGCGGCTCTACGTCGGTGACGTCCCCGTGATCGCGCTGCGGGTCTCGTACGTCGGCGAACTCGGCTGGGAGCTGTGGGCTCCCTCCGAGTACGGCCAGAAGCTTTGGAACACGCTCTGGGAGGCCGGTCAAGATCTCGACGTCAGGGCCATGGGCGGCGGCGCCCTCGAGTCGATGCGCCTCGAGAAAGGGTTCCGCCTGTGGGGGACTGACATCGACACGGACGTCAACCCACTCGAGGCCGGCCTTCCCTTCGCCGTCGACCTCGACACCGAGTTCATCGGGAAGGAGGCGCTCGTCGAGGCCAAAGAGGAGGGCATCGATACCGAGGTCGCCTGCCTGACGCTGGACGATTCGACCGACGTGATGCTCGGCGGGCGGCCGGTGCTCGCTGACGGCGAGGCCGTCGGCTACGTTCAGGCCGGCGACTACGGCTACAGCGTCGGCGAATCGATCGCCTACACGTACCTGCCCAGCGAGTACGCCGACGCCGGGACGTCGGTGCAGATCGAGTGCGAAGGGGAGACCTACGACGCGACGGTCCGCGACGAGCCGCTGTACGATCCCGGCCGCAACAAGATCATCCGGTAG
- the ilvA gene encoding threonine ammonia-lyase, whose translation MSEFQDQESLVQYADIERARDRFDDETVVKRTPVERSTSLGEMVDAEVYLKMEHLQWTGSFKTRGAYNKIRQAVDDGADEFVAASAGNHAQGVALAATKCGANSTIVMPTHAPQAKIDATRSYGAAVELVGQDFQEAMAYAQDYAADNDVEFVHAYDDPNIVAGQGTLGIEIHEDCPDVDTVVVPIGGGGLISGVATALDHLSPETRVVGVQAEGAATVHESLDKGIPVTLDEVDTIADGIATGGISDLTLNLIEDHVDEVVTVSDAEIANAILLLLERAKQVVEGAAAASVAAVLSDQLDVSGETVMPVLGGGNLDMTMLQTVLIHALTERGQILRLRVRIDDMPGKMDDISGVIADHGANIQTVRHDRAVEDLTVGEAYLVFQIETSGAEHAAAIIDAIEAEGYTVEDVNRK comes from the coding sequence ATGAGTGAATTTCAGGACCAAGAATCGTTAGTTCAGTATGCAGACATCGAACGAGCGCGCGACCGCTTCGACGACGAGACGGTCGTCAAGCGGACGCCGGTCGAGCGGAGCACGTCGCTCGGCGAAATGGTTGACGCGGAGGTGTACCTGAAGATGGAGCACCTCCAGTGGACCGGCTCGTTCAAGACGCGCGGGGCGTACAACAAGATCAGACAGGCAGTCGACGACGGGGCCGACGAGTTCGTCGCCGCGAGCGCGGGCAACCACGCACAGGGCGTCGCCCTCGCGGCGACGAAATGCGGCGCGAACTCGACGATCGTGATGCCGACGCACGCCCCGCAGGCGAAGATTGACGCGACGCGGAGCTACGGCGCGGCGGTCGAACTGGTCGGGCAAGATTTCCAAGAGGCAATGGCGTACGCACAGGACTACGCCGCTGACAACGACGTCGAGTTCGTCCACGCGTACGACGATCCGAACATCGTCGCCGGACAGGGGACGCTCGGCATCGAGATCCACGAGGACTGCCCCGACGTCGATACCGTCGTCGTCCCGATCGGGGGCGGCGGACTCATCAGCGGCGTCGCCACCGCGCTCGACCACCTCTCCCCCGAGACACGCGTCGTCGGCGTCCAGGCCGAGGGGGCCGCAACCGTCCACGAGAGTCTCGACAAGGGAATCCCGGTCACGCTCGACGAAGTCGATACCATCGCCGACGGGATCGCGACCGGCGGGATCTCCGACCTGACGCTCAACCTCATCGAGGACCACGTCGACGAGGTCGTCACCGTCTCCGACGCGGAGATCGCCAACGCGATCCTGCTGCTACTCGAGCGCGCGAAACAGGTCGTCGAGGGCGCGGCCGCCGCGTCGGTCGCGGCCGTTCTGAGCGATCAGTTGGACGTCAGCGGTGAGACCGTCATGCCCGTCCTCGGCGGCGGGAACCTGGACATGACGATGCTGCAGACCGTCCTCATCCACGCGCTCACGGAACGGGGACAGATCCTGCGGCTGCGCGTCCGGATCGACGACATGCCCGGAAAGATGGACGACATCTCGGGCGTCATCGCCGATCACGGAGCGAACATCCAGACGGTCCGGCACGACCGCGCGGTCGAGGACCTCACCGTCGGCGAAGCGTACCTGGTGTTTCAAATCGAGACCAGCGGCGCCGAACACGCCGCGGCGATCATCGACGCGATCGAAGCCGAAGGGTACACCGTCGAGGACGTCAACAGGAAGTGA
- a CDS encoding BCCT family transporter — MARAESNGPIGQFLEELDTPVFAVGFFIAAAAVIAFVLWPEAASGYMTSVNDFLWTAAGWWYLVAMFALVAFAGFLIFGPWGNIKLGDEDEEPEFTFLAYFAMLYSAGIAAGIVFWGPAEAIFHYDTVSPFIGAESQSAGAAVGAIQYTFFHWGLSAWTAYVIMALPIAYFAYRYDAPLRISTVIAPWVGIENLDRPIAKVIDILAVFATIGGVATTLGLVGSQFLVGVEWITGVSVGDLGTIAVITGLTVAFTISVALGVEKGIRRLSYFNMALFAVVTVATFVLGPTTYIMTVGTEALGAYINDFVTMSFYTGAAENVGGGVSGWVGGWTVFYWAWWFSWTPFVGLFIARISRGRTVRQVVVTGVVASTGITIPWFATMGGTAIFLQENGRADILTVISELGEAGSGYPLFEALPLGGVLTGLFLVLVTTFLVTSADSSTLALGMLTTGGNEKPSTINRVIWGFLIGALASLLMVTGGVDALQQAAIITGGPFAVIALLAVAAMIVTFSSHRPLFLREEDNVSLPSPEPETSDRDAADADPSADADPSDD, encoded by the coding sequence ATGGCGCGAGCTGAATCAAACGGACCGATCGGACAGTTCCTCGAGGAACTCGACACGCCAGTATTCGCGGTCGGCTTCTTCATCGCCGCCGCAGCAGTGATCGCGTTCGTCCTCTGGCCGGAGGCCGCGTCGGGGTACATGACCAGCGTGAACGATTTCCTGTGGACTGCCGCGGGCTGGTGGTACCTGGTCGCGATGTTCGCCCTGGTCGCGTTCGCCGGCTTCCTGATATTCGGACCGTGGGGCAACATCAAACTCGGCGATGAGGACGAAGAGCCGGAGTTCACGTTCCTCGCGTACTTCGCGATGCTGTACTCGGCGGGGATCGCCGCCGGGATCGTGTTCTGGGGCCCCGCCGAGGCGATCTTCCACTACGACACCGTCTCGCCGTTCATCGGCGCGGAGTCGCAGTCGGCGGGGGCCGCCGTCGGGGCGATCCAGTACACGTTCTTCCACTGGGGCCTCTCCGCGTGGACCGCGTACGTGATCATGGCGCTCCCGATCGCGTACTTCGCCTACCGATACGATGCGCCGCTGCGCATCTCGACGGTGATCGCACCGTGGGTCGGCATCGAGAACCTCGACCGCCCGATCGCGAAGGTCATCGATATCCTCGCCGTGTTCGCGACGATCGGCGGCGTCGCGACGACGCTGGGACTGGTCGGCAGCCAGTTCCTCGTCGGCGTCGAGTGGATCACCGGTGTGAGCGTCGGCGATCTCGGGACGATCGCCGTGATTACCGGGCTGACCGTCGCGTTCACGATCTCGGTCGCGCTCGGCGTGGAGAAGGGAATCCGCCGCCTCTCGTACTTCAACATGGCCCTGTTCGCCGTGGTGACCGTCGCGACTTTCGTCCTCGGGCCGACGACGTACATCATGACCGTCGGCACCGAGGCGCTCGGCGCGTACATCAACGACTTCGTCACGATGAGCTTCTACACCGGCGCCGCCGAGAACGTCGGCGGCGGCGTCAGCGGCTGGGTCGGCGGCTGGACGGTCTTCTATTGGGCGTGGTGGTTCTCTTGGACGCCGTTCGTCGGGCTGTTCATCGCGCGCATCTCGCGCGGTCGGACGGTGAGACAGGTCGTCGTCACGGGCGTCGTCGCCTCGACGGGCATCACGATTCCGTGGTTCGCCACGATGGGCGGCACCGCGATCTTCCTGCAGGAGAACGGTCGCGCCGACATCCTCACCGTCATCAGCGAACTCGGTGAGGCCGGCTCCGGATACCCGCTGTTCGAGGCGTTGCCGCTCGGCGGCGTGTTGACGGGTCTGTTCCTCGTGCTCGTGACGACGTTCCTCGTCACGTCGGCCGACTCCTCGACGCTGGCGCTGGGAATGCTCACGACTGGCGGAAACGAAAAGCCCTCGACGATCAACCGCGTCATCTGGGGATTCCTCATCGGCGCGCTCGCGTCGCTGCTGATGGTCACCGGTGGCGTCGACGCCCTACAGCAGGCCGCGATCATCACCGGCGGACCGTTTGCGGTCATCGCGTTACTCGCCGTCGCAGCGATGATCGTCACGTTCAGCAGTCATCGACCGCTGTTCCTCCGCGAAGAGGACAACGTCTCGCTCCCGTCTCCCGAGCCCGAGACGTCCGACCGCGATGCCGCCGACGCTGATCCATCCGCCGACGCCGATCCGTCCGACGACTGA
- a CDS encoding Rid family detoxifying hydrolase, with amino-acid sequence MMRTVSTDDAPAAVGAYSQATRTDDVLITAGQLPLTADGDLLDDESVGDQTRQCLENVAAILEAEGLSMDDVLKTTVFLDDIDDFEEFNEVYSEFFDEEPPARSAVEVGRVPKGAAIEIEAIAAAE; translated from the coding sequence GTGATGCGAACCGTCAGCACCGACGACGCACCGGCAGCCGTTGGCGCGTACAGTCAGGCGACCAGAACCGACGACGTCCTCATCACCGCGGGACAGCTCCCGCTGACGGCGGACGGCGACCTGTTAGACGACGAATCGGTCGGCGACCAGACGCGGCAGTGTCTGGAAAACGTCGCGGCGATCCTCGAGGCGGAGGGCCTGTCGATGGACGACGTCCTCAAGACGACCGTCTTCCTCGACGACATCGACGACTTCGAGGAGTTCAACGAGGTCTACAGCGAGTTCTTCGACGAGGAACCGCCTGCTCGGAGCGCGGTCGAAGTCGGCCGCGTCCCCAAGGGCGCGGCGATCGAGATCGAAGCGATCGCGGCCGCCGAATAG
- a CDS encoding formyltetrahydrofolate deformylase produces MTRERTEITIVGNDNSEIIADVTSLLFERDVDIVDLDQAVREGTFRMGMQVDASEMSVSREQLREDLDALGDEFGVDVTVRFPSNCEDRSIAVLVTKESHCLEALLERWENDELGADIGVVIGNHDTLRPLAAEYDVPFHDIGDENGTPDEDELLDLLAEYEIDLIALARYIRILSPEVVFRYEDRIINVHPSLLPAFPGAAAYRQALEEGVRIAGVTAHYVTTDLDQGPIITQRAFNIPADATEADLKERGQPLEADALAEAIRLHLEDEITTEGGQTRVVDPNATDAQLGAATELDQANPSEPVDSREELTADDDDTTAVADD; encoded by the coding sequence ATGACCCGCGAGCGGACCGAGATCACGATCGTCGGCAACGACAACTCGGAGATCATCGCCGACGTGACGTCGCTGCTGTTCGAACGCGACGTCGACATTGTCGACCTGGATCAGGCCGTGCGGGAAGGAACGTTTCGGATGGGTATGCAGGTCGACGCGTCCGAGATGTCGGTCTCGCGGGAACAACTCCGCGAGGACCTCGACGCGCTCGGCGACGAGTTCGGCGTCGACGTCACGGTGCGATTCCCGTCCAACTGCGAGGACCGGTCCATCGCCGTCCTCGTCACCAAGGAGAGCCACTGCCTGGAGGCCCTGCTCGAGCGCTGGGAGAACGACGAACTCGGTGCGGACATCGGGGTCGTCATCGGAAACCACGACACGCTCCGCCCGCTCGCGGCCGAATACGACGTTCCGTTCCACGACATCGGCGACGAGAATGGCACGCCCGACGAGGACGAGCTTCTCGACCTCCTCGCGGAGTACGAGATCGACCTCATCGCGCTGGCCCGCTACATTCGGATCCTCTCGCCGGAGGTCGTCTTCCGCTACGAGGACCGCATCATCAACGTCCACCCCTCGCTGCTGCCGGCGTTCCCCGGCGCGGCCGCCTACCGGCAGGCCCTCGAGGAGGGCGTCCGGATCGCCGGCGTCACCGCCCACTACGTGACGACGGATCTCGATCAGGGGCCGATCATCACGCAACGAGCGTTCAACATCCCCGCCGACGCGACCGAAGCGGACCTCAAGGAGCGCGGCCAGCCGCTCGAGGCGGACGCCCTCGCGGAAGCGATACGGTTGCACCTCGAGGACGAGATCACGACCGAGGGCGGACAGACGAGAGTCGTCGATCCGAACGCGACCGACGCTCAACTCGGAGCCGCGACGGAACTGGATCAGGCGAATCCCAGTGAGCCCGTCGACAGCCGTGAGGAACTCACTGCCGACGACGATGACACAACGGCCGTTGCGGACGACTGA
- a CDS encoding alanyl-tRNA editing protein codes for MASESTGNRAPDEPYVTEFEATVRSVDGTNVRLEETYFYAEGGGQPADRGTLNGIDVVDVQTRDGETVHTLATAPDFETGDDVTGSIDDEFRTYCMRAHTASHVLYGAGRELFDDHGYGGFDIDAEKGRIDFETDRDPDEVNALTLQRMVNEVVWESRDVSWREMDAAQARDRDEIVFNETGAAETTDTVRVVEIDDWDIAACGGTHVENTVEIGPVKVLEVSNPGSGLVRVEYAVGPTAVRAQLDETRAATRAARTLETSVEELPERATAVVEENATLEAEVDALRDRLLEERLESLGDDTVSKDGKEWVVGELDIDGIGPNDVSDRVRELAGDIGDVVALTGVNGSAFVVVGTTGETDASELVDDVTATFGGGGGGGPTFAQGGGLDDEPAAVVDYLRTEA; via the coding sequence ATGGCTTCTGAATCGACAGGTAATCGCGCACCGGACGAGCCGTACGTGACGGAGTTCGAGGCGACGGTACGGTCGGTCGATGGGACCAACGTCCGGCTCGAGGAAACGTACTTCTACGCCGAAGGCGGCGGCCAACCGGCCGATCGCGGGACGCTGAACGGGATCGACGTCGTCGACGTGCAGACGCGCGACGGCGAGACCGTTCACACACTAGCGACGGCGCCCGACTTCGAGACGGGCGACGACGTGACCGGCTCGATCGACGACGAGTTTCGGACCTACTGTATGCGAGCGCACACCGCCAGTCACGTGCTGTACGGCGCCGGTCGCGAACTGTTCGACGACCACGGTTACGGCGGGTTCGACATCGACGCGGAGAAGGGCCGCATCGACTTCGAGACCGATCGCGACCCGGACGAGGTGAACGCGCTCACCCTCCAGCGGATGGTCAACGAGGTCGTCTGGGAGTCAAGAGACGTCTCCTGGCGGGAGATGGATGCAGCGCAGGCGCGGGACCGCGACGAGATCGTCTTCAACGAAACCGGCGCGGCCGAGACGACTGATACCGTCCGCGTCGTCGAGATCGACGACTGGGACATCGCCGCCTGCGGCGGGACGCACGTCGAAAACACCGTCGAGATCGGACCCGTCAAGGTCCTCGAGGTGTCCAACCCCGGATCGGGCCTCGTACGCGTCGAGTACGCGGTCGGCCCGACCGCCGTTCGCGCGCAACTCGACGAGACGCGAGCCGCGACTCGCGCCGCCCGGACGCTGGAGACGAGCGTCGAGGAACTTCCGGAGCGAGCGACCGCCGTCGTTGAAGAGAACGCGACCCTCGAGGCGGAGGTCGACGCCCTGCGCGACCGCCTGCTCGAGGAACGCCTCGAGTCGTTGGGCGACGACACCGTCTCGAAGGACGGCAAGGAGTGGGTCGTCGGCGAGCTCGATATCGACGGCATCGGTCCCAACGACGTGTCAGACCGCGTGCGGGAGCTCGCGGGCGATATCGGTGACGTGGTTGCGCTGACCGGCGTGAACGGAAGCGCGTTCGTGGTCGTCGGTACGACCGGTGAGACGGACGCTAGCGAACTCGTCGACGACGTCACGGCGACGTTCGGCGGCGGTGGCGGCGGCGGACCGACGTTCGCACAGGGCGGCGGCCTCGACGACGAGCCGGCCGCCGTCGTCGACTACCTCCGAACGGAGGCCTGA
- the folP gene encoding dihydropteroate synthase codes for MEYHESVDYLESLQRRRPKLGTETTAALLTHLDRPHEDLDCVQIAGSNGKGSTACMLERVLRDAGLDVGLYTSPDLNDLRERIQINGRKIPKQRVQEFVAEIDDCVERLREVDDTPTYFEVLTALALHHFANEDVDVAVLEVGIGGRYDATSAVDPVASAVTSVSLEHTDILGDTIEEIARDKAQVSPADAPLVTGASGAALEAIRSETDVITVGSDDADVVAREHGLASPIESEISIAGPKWSFETRLPLVGPHQATNAGVAATLADQVAGVDPESIARGLRDSYWPGRFEVMSTTPLAILDGAHNPGACETLASLVDRYSFDDLHLVFGAMREKDHRGMAAALPSPDALYLCEPDVPRAENTDALAAAFDDRPATIDCAGSVLEATERALSAADEGDCVLVTGSLYAVAEARDRWTRLQIPKRTAATEQARNVLTSAAVDAETAESVADETVHRTIKTYLRGPQAERVEQAFEAIGGTCVRSDAETAGRRVVTILSGTSSQFRDLFEELTDADRGLAHVAAQLRRTIDDDRVDERADRDRYPWDRTPAVMGILNVTPDSFYDGGEYDRVPDAVRQAREMVAAGADIIDVGGESTRPGAEPVSVAEEIDRVVPVIERIADLDPDVPISVDTRKAAVADAALEAGADIVNDVSGLEDPEMRFVVADHDASLVIMHSLETPVNPDRTVTYDDVVEDVLHELSETVLLAERAGLDRDQIVVDPGLGFGKNPAESFELAARIDELRALGCPIMIGHSRKSMFDRVGCEPGERLPPTLAVTTMAAERGADVVRVHDVSENAAAVRTVRTADARY; via the coding sequence ATGGAGTATCACGAGTCGGTCGACTACCTCGAGTCGCTACAGCGGCGTCGACCCAAGCTCGGAACGGAAACGACCGCCGCGTTACTCACGCATCTCGATCGCCCGCACGAGGACCTCGACTGCGTCCAGATCGCCGGGTCGAACGGGAAGGGAAGCACCGCATGTATGCTCGAGCGGGTTCTTCGCGACGCTGGACTCGATGTCGGCCTCTATACGTCGCCTGATCTAAACGATCTGCGCGAACGGATTCAGATCAACGGCCGGAAAATCCCGAAACAGCGGGTCCAGGAATTCGTCGCCGAAATCGACGACTGCGTCGAACGGCTCCGCGAGGTAGACGATACGCCGACCTACTTCGAGGTTCTCACAGCGCTTGCGCTCCACCACTTCGCCAACGAGGACGTCGACGTCGCCGTTCTCGAGGTCGGCATCGGCGGCCGATACGACGCGACGAGCGCCGTCGATCCCGTCGCGAGCGCCGTGACCAGCGTCTCGCTGGAACACACCGACATCCTCGGCGACACGATCGAGGAGATCGCCCGCGACAAGGCACAGGTCTCGCCGGCCGATGCGCCGCTGGTGACCGGCGCGTCGGGGGCGGCCCTCGAGGCGATCCGCTCGGAGACGGACGTGATTACCGTTGGAAGCGACGACGCGGACGTGGTCGCCCGCGAGCACGGGCTGGCATCGCCGATCGAGAGCGAGATTTCGATCGCGGGACCGAAGTGGTCGTTCGAGACGCGGCTGCCGCTCGTGGGCCCACATCAGGCGACCAACGCCGGCGTCGCGGCGACGCTGGCTGATCAGGTCGCCGGCGTCGATCCGGAATCGATCGCGCGCGGTCTCCGCGACTCCTACTGGCCGGGCCGGTTCGAAGTCATGTCGACGACGCCGCTCGCGATCCTCGACGGCGCGCATAATCCGGGCGCCTGCGAGACGCTCGCCTCGCTCGTCGACCGATACTCGTTCGACGACCTCCACCTCGTCTTCGGCGCGATGCGAGAGAAGGACCACCGGGGCATGGCGGCGGCGTTGCCGTCCCCCGATGCGCTCTACCTCTGTGAGCCGGACGTACCCCGCGCCGAGAATACGGACGCCCTCGCGGCCGCGTTTGACGATCGCCCGGCGACGATCGACTGCGCAGGGTCCGTCCTCGAGGCGACCGAGCGGGCGCTGTCGGCGGCCGACGAAGGCGACTGCGTCCTCGTCACCGGCTCGCTGTACGCGGTCGCAGAAGCGCGCGACCGGTGGACGCGGCTCCAGATCCCGAAGCGAACGGCCGCGACGGAACAGGCGCGAAACGTACTCACGAGCGCGGCCGTCGACGCGGAGACCGCCGAATCCGTCGCGGACGAGACCGTCCATCGAACGATCAAGACCTATCTGCGCGGTCCGCAGGCCGAGCGCGTCGAACAGGCGTTCGAGGCGATCGGCGGAACGTGCGTCCGTTCGGACGCCGAGACGGCCGGTCGCCGCGTCGTGACGATCCTCTCCGGGACGTCGTCACAGTTCCGGGACCTGTTTGAGGAACTGACCGACGCCGACCGCGGCCTCGCCCACGTCGCCGCCCAACTCCGGCGAACGATCGACGACGATCGCGTCGACGAACGAGCCGATCGCGATCGGTATCCGTGGGATCGAACCCCCGCGGTCATGGGCATCCTGAACGTCACGCCGGACAGTTTCTACGACGGAGGAGAGTATGACCGCGTGCCGGACGCGGTCCGGCAAGCCCGCGAAATGGTCGCCGCCGGCGCCGATATCATTGACGTCGGCGGCGAGAGCACCCGTCCCGGCGCCGAGCCGGTCTCGGTCGCCGAAGAGATCGACCGCGTCGTCCCGGTCATCGAACGCATCGCGGACCTGGACCCGGACGTCCCGATCTCGGTTGACACGCGGAAAGCGGCCGTCGCCGACGCCGCGCTCGAGGCGGGCGCGGACATCGTCAACGACGTCTCCGGACTCGAGGACCCGGAGATGCGCTTCGTCGTGGCCGACCACGACGCGTCGCTCGTCATCATGCACAGCCTCGAGACGCCCGTTAATCCCGATCGGACCGTCACCTACGACGACGTCGTCGAAGACGTCCTGCACGAACTCTCGGAGACGGTGTTGCTCGCGGAACGTGCGGGATTGGATCGCGACCAGATCGTCGTCGATCCCGGACTCGGATTCGGAAAGAATCCGGCCGAGAGCTTCGAACTGGCCGCCAGGATCGACGAGTTGCGCGCGCTGGGGTGTCCCATCATGATCGGTCACTCCCGGAAGTCGATGTTCGACCGCGTCGGCTGCGAGCCCGGCGAGCGATTACCGCCGACGCTCGCGGTGACGACCATGGCAGCCGAACGCGGCGCCGACGTCGTCAGAGTTCACGACGTCTCCGAAAACGCCGCTGCGGTTCGGACGGTCCGCACGGCGGACGCTCGATACTAG